The segment ccacctagtgttctggcggtgaattgctttgcaacacgcacaatccttggagaaccataaattaaaacgagtccatcgacacaactgcgtgaaaagccgcagccgcagttgcagagCCAAGCGCCGGCCTTCACAAATTGGGTTTTTCACTTCCGAAGGTCGTATAAGCTCGGGTATGGTATCAATCGATCGGGAGTGCCTGCATTAGTGGGGGTAGAGCCTACTTGCAAGTCTCTACGCCCTTCTTTtatcactaaccctaaccctaattttaAATTGTAAACACTTTACCGGGAAAATAAGTCTGTTAACTACATTTAATAAGGGGACAGTGACATTATAGAACCAAAATATGGGataattattttcaaaaactCATAAGAAATGCAACTAATTTGTGACTAAGGACTCTATATTATtgagaaattataaaaaaatgtaagcatATTAAGGAAATTTATCTATTTTAAGATAAATGTCGGTCGCACCACATGACATTTTTCAAGGCCACGGCCAATTCATCTAGATGAAAAAacactaaaataaaaagatttatttattcatttttatgtgTACACAACTTTGCTAATGTCTGAATAATTATAATAgatattctttttttgttgtattttaaaaTTGGCCTGTAGAAAATCCTTATACGTCATTGACCCAGGCGTAGCGTGTCTGGATCCTGTCTACGTCATATCTCCGGTCCCTGcgctgctgctcttcctcctcctcctcctcctccaagctGTGGCAAAACAACTGCGGAACAAGTTACCTCGTATGATCCGAGTGTTTGACTCACAGGGGAAAGCAACAAGGAGAACATGCCTGCGGTCTCTAAAGGGGACGGGATGCGTGGCCTGGCCGTGTTCATCTCTGACATCAGGAACTGTGAGTTTGTTGATCCCACTCTTAAGCCTCTTGGTTCGGCTAGTGACCAGTTAGCTCGCAGCTCTGACCTAATGTCAACCCGGCATGTCGTTCCCAAAGCATGGCGCGGAGTGtgtctgtttctcctcctcacagtTCACAGGGCTTTGCAAAGGGAATTGAGTCGGAACAGCACGAGAGAGACGCTTAGCTAGTTAGCATGCACTAACGTTACTTAGTTAGCTGGTAGCATCCAGAAGCTATCGTCGAAGGGCGTGGACCGCACCGCCAGACGGAGATAACGCGAAACTGGCATTTGTGTTGGTCTGTAGCGTTTCAGCTCCGTGCAGCCACATCCCAGCTTCATATACTGTCACACCAGAAGTGTAGACTCCACTCTGACACCATTTAAAACTAGCGTATGGAGACGTTGTCCGGGATGTTTGAGGGAACGTCTGAAGGACAcattatcaacagctctgtgtgttggtcaagTGTCCCGCTAACCGCCTGTACTAGAGCTGGCTGTCAGTATGAGACGATTTATACCtagtaacacacacatcacacaatcattgtttttaaatgtaatgatcTGTGTTGATCCCATGTTACCCTCATATCAGATATAAGAGAGCTGATAAACGTACTGCCTCCAACtgtttattaataatttttttaatcactgaCAATAATGGCAATACTAAGTAATAATAGTGTTTGACTTACACATAGCACAATTATGATTTAGTAATTACTTGTAGTAATTAATTACATACTTATTATGtaaatgttttgcttttacATGGCGTGTGTCTCACAACTATGAGAAAACTGACTATTTACACTTATGACACATTAATCATTTAAGGAACATGTTTGAACAGGTTTCATAACTTGATAAAACAGACAATACACAGAGAAGATAATCTGGTTAAGATgacttttatttgtaaatatgtcTGAGGGGGTGATTAAACAATAACAAGATGTTAACAATATCacttcatcaatagcaatatagaAAACATTGCAATATCCATTAATTATTGGCTGAGTCATGGCGGTGGCCTCTTATGAATATATTTTTGGTAAGGGTGAGAATTAGGGTTACCCTAACCACCCTTTCTttaccagtgatgctgctgctgcagatgtgCTTGGCTGCTGTGGATTGGATCAGTGAACTAATTCCCCTTTCTGTCatagataaacaaaatgaacatgtaacacaatgcattgACAAAATGTAGTGGagaagaaagtacagatattttctGATGTATGTTGGGGAGTAAAGGTGAAAAGAACATCCCACCACTTGTTGTTAATCCAATAGAGCAAGTTTTGGTTGTGTGACGAATGATATAATTGCAGCTTTAGTATGCATCCAACAAATCTGCAGCAATGTGGCGCTGTTGTGTCAACACGTTCAACTTGTTAAATCCCTGCTGGGAAGATTTGAGGCTGTTCTTTGAGAAGTAATCAGTGATGATGACCCTAGTTAAGTGTCCAATCTATGTAATAGACATCTGTATAATGGAGCTCGTatgatcaatataaaaaaacacatagagacagaaacacaaaagccaTTCTGTTGCATTGAGTGAATGTTTAAATCATGTTTACACAGCTAGCAACATATTGAGAGTACATCAAAAAGGAGCAAATACAGAGCAAACAAATGGATGGTTTGTGACTGACCACATTATTGTAGCATGCAATAACATGCAacatgtctttatttatttgcaggTAAAAGTAAGGAGGCTGAGATAAAGAGAATAAACAAGGAACTGGCCAATATCCGTTCCAAATTTAAAGGTAGGTGAACCATTCTGAGAAATCAGGCTCAACTTACAGTATTTGCCACAGAGGGCCATGAGTTGCTCTTCTCGTTCCATCCAAAGTCTGACTCATAGCACCTGATTGATATAAAGAACTTGGCCCTCCAGGAAACAAGTTCCCCTGACTCTGTTTACTGCTACTGATTCATGAACCAATGTTGTGACCCTGATTTGACTTTGACCCTTTTCAGTTTATTCAGCTTTGTTTAAATTACTTTTGCTACGACTGCACTGTCCACAAGTCCACACACCTCTTTGTGAATATATCTGTTTCAGTGTCCTGTTGGTGTTGTTTCTCCTGCCACCTGTTCCACGCTGCCTATAATTAGTTTGCTCTAGAATGAAGCTCCTCTGCATGTAGAGCCCAGCAATCTGGCCTGTGTTGTTTCTACCACATTACCTATGTGCTCTCCTTCTTCACCATTATGTCAGAGAAGATTCTCATTGATGATGATTagtttttctatgtgtttgtcttttaaaattgaaaaaaaaaattgcactcGCATACAATCGAACACAGGAATATATGTTGGGGGAAAGTTTATTGTCAGCAGTCCAACAAGCCCTTTGTTCCCAGCCGTTGTGTTTTAGTGCCATATGAGGAAGCTCAACAGTTCAGTGGAGCAGAACTGTCGGTCACAGTAAAAAATTATCATCTCAAAACATGTTGGTAGCTACAGGCATAGCATTTCTCTGGACATCAGGACACAACTATCAAATCAATATAAAACTCTAGAAGGAAATAGAATGCAAAATCCCAACCATGGCCAAGTCCGTCCAGGATATAGCCTCAAACTGATCACAAGACGTAACAGAAATCTGACCAATCACTGCAGCATTTGTCAGTTCAGattttcagcaaaaaaaaaatcaaccaaTCACTACTGTTTTCCATATGAGAAATGATCAAATCTAGCCTCTCTTTTCTagtcaaagtgaaaacagagtAGAAAGTCAGCTTTAGTCTCTGTAATCATCCTCTGAATGCAGTGGACTTTAGTTTACTGTGCAGTTTGGTGAACTTTGTATCCTAACAGCTTGTCCTCTTTCCCTGCTTTTAAGTTTCTGTGTTGCAGGATATAACTCTTGTCTGGAAATAACCCCACTGCCAATCTGTGATGTATCTGCACCATTGCTCTCAGCTCCAGTCCAGTGTGTTAGCAAAGTCGACTAAACTCTCTATGAACCAGATGCTGGTTCTACCTCCTCTGCTGCCATACAGTGTGATTGGTCCTTCAGCTGACAGTACTGTTAGCAGCATGCAAGATGCTCTGTGATATCTTAGGATATCTCATAACTAAACTATGGCCATACTGCACAGCTTCTTCAAATCTCTTTGACTcagagaaattaaaatgtgaGTGTTAACGAGTAAAATTAAACTCACAGATGCTGTCACAGTATCTGCGCGTAGTGCAGCTGCATTGGCAGCTGCATTGGCAGCGCATGGTGATGGTGGCCATGaataatatatttctttatagTTTTAGGCAGAGTGCATTGAAggaaaaacttgtaaaaatctTGATTATTTATAAAACGTATATTTGTTAATCAGACATAGTATCAACCACTAGTAGGAGACAAATTAAAACATGGACATAGCCCCAACTCGGAATACTCTAAATTCTTTCATTCCACCCATGgattataaaataaatcctcCCAACCCCCACCACCCTCCTTCCTCCGTCACTCTTCTGACTGAATGTATTCTGTACCTCCTATTGTATCCAGGGAAATGACAGACCTCTGCATTTGTAAGTTCATAGACATTCATCgctatctctgtgtgtgtgttgtgtgtctgtgtgtgtacatgtgtgcatgtgtggataGGAGACAAGGCTCTAGATGGCTACAGTAAGAAAAAGTATGTCTGCAAGTTGCTCTTCATCTTTCTCCTGGGACATGATATTGACTTCGGACACATGGAGGCCGTCAACCTCCTCAGCTCCAACAagtacacagagaaacaaattgTAAGTGTCTCCTTAAGTTCATAAAGTGTCAATAGCTAAGTTCTCATTAAGCACTGAttatgtaaatatgtttgattgAAATTCCCATCAGAGTAGAGCTAACGGGTGTGTATCTAACTTTTACAAACACAGTAGAATTTCACTAAAAAACTGTTTTCCAAAATACGTCTCCCTTCAGGGTTACCTGTTCATCTCAGTGCTGGTGAATTCTAACAGCGACCTGATCAGCCTCATCAACAATGGCATTAAGAATGACCTGGCCAGCCGAAACCCAACCTTCATGAACCTGGCTCTGCACTGCATCGCTAATGTGGGCAGCAGAGAGATGGCGGAGGCCTTCGCTTCGGAAATTCCCAGGATCTTGGTGGCAGGGTTTGTACATAAACATTAATGCATCTATAGAGAGTTAATGTGACTCTAGGCCactttcagtgttttatttcagaCATCTTGCGAACATTTGGTTAGCATCTGACAAAATAAGAAATGTTCTTGGGTTTTGTATCAGCAGTGGGAATGAAATCAGTTATTTTCTTCAGTCATTAATCCTTAAGATTTTAATTTCGCCTGACCATATTTCTGTTTACTCTTCATAGTTTTTTCTGCAATTGCTCTTCATTGCATTTAAAGCCTTTTATTTGGGTCTTATATAGTAGATTTGAATGCAGTGGGTGCAGTCAGCCATTCCTGCCATTTCAGGGTTCACAGATGTACAGGAAACGGAGCTAGCACATTCAGCATTTCAAAGTGCCTCCCTGTCTATAACAGGATGAGGGTGGGCAGGGTGGTCTGTGCTCCACAGTTTCTCAGGCTgtgctgtaaacacacattAATTCTGCTAATCTTCTGTTGCATCTCTGACAGAGCAGCCATCCCTAGTGGTTGATGCGTGTACATTCTTGTGAACTCTGGAACCTGTACTGTTATAATGTACTTCATAAACATACACAAGTATCGCCAAATTAAACACGACTGAAATCTTAAGGATTAAAGTGTGGGACTGCGACAATGACAATTTCACttgtatattgtttgtattgatTAGTGAATAATCAAGTTCTATTGTGCTTGCTCCTATCAGGGACACCATGGACAGCGTGAAGCAGAGTGCAGCACTGTGTCTGCTGCGACTCAATAGGACGTCTCCTGACCTGGTACCCATGGGTGAATGGACGGCTCGAGTGGTTCATCTGCTTAATGACCAGCACCTGGTAAGATCCTGCCCATGTCCCAGTTCCACACTACACATTGGTTCGAGGAGGTTTTGAGTCTGTAGTATCAAAGTGAAGTAACCTCAGAGAAGGAGGCATGCCTGCTAAATACTTTCGATGAACACTGTTCTTGCTCAATGCATTGCACAAAGGAAATGGAGCTTCTCACTGATGAAATAAACTGGGTGGTGGTGAAATGGTTTGAAGAATTATTGAGAAACgcaataaatcataaaatttTTTGTATGTCTCTTTGTAAAGTGTAACATTTATTCAGTTTGATTGAAGTTCATTTTGTGGAGATTTTTCTGCTACAGATACAGTTTAAACTGTTTACTATAATTTGTATATAGTATATATTGTATAGTCAATCAATTAAATTCTATTTGTATAaccaatattcacaaatcactatTTGACTCATAGGGCTCATAGGGTTATATTGTGTATAGCATTAGTATACCACTTATCACTTTCTCTGCACCCAAAACACAGTTGCCCAGAGGATGAAACACATTGTTTGCTGGTCTGAACTTTTTGTtataaagctgtgtgtgtgtgtctgttttcaggGAGTGGTTACAGCAGCCACCAGCCTTATTACCACTCTGGCTCAGAAGAGTCCTGACGACTTCAAAACATCCATCTCACTTGCTGTGGCCAGGCTCAGCAGGGTGTGTGTCTTTCTCCAGCTTCACACAATGTCTTCATCTCACTGAGGTCAGACAGGAAATCTGACTTGGCATCTGTTGACATCCTATCTTGTTCTTTCATGTGTAGATTGTGACATCCGCATCCATCGACCTACAGGACTATACATACTACTTCGTGGCTGCACCATGGCTATCTGTCAAATTGCTGCGTCTTCTTCAGTGCTACCCTCCACCTGGTATGATACATAACATTCTTCTGTTTCTGTAGGCCAGAAAAACCACAGACCTGTGTGGAAACTTACTGTTTAACCATAAAAATAGTGAAATTTACCATTGGTAAATGGAGAAAACCTCTCTCATTGAAAACGTTTGCACATCTATTACTattaacaattacatattttcTAATGCTTTGATCCACAGCAAAATATTTCACCAACTTGCAGTtgaattgaataataataataatgatatagatatttATGGTCCCaacatgaataattaaattattccactttatgtattttctagtattctccctctctgccactGCCTGTTTATTCTCCACAACACCATATTTTCATATGTCTCTTGTCAAGTGACATGACACAGAGTGATGTTATTCAAGTTGATATAAAAACAATGTATGATGAAGGCGTTATACTGAGAGTTTGTGGAAGCAAAGACTTGGCGAGTGTTAAGGCCGAAGGCTGTGTTGTTGCAGAGGATGCAGCGCTGCGAAGTCGTCTCACCGAGTGTCTGGAGACCATCCTCAATAAAGCCCAGGAGCCACCCAAGTCCAAGAAGGTCCAGCACTCCAACGCAAAGAACGCTGTTCTGTTTGAAGCCATCGCCCTCATCATCCACCATGACAGGTTGTTCACATTCACAATGACTACCTTTGCTCAATTCCTGGAATATAAGGGATTAAAGAGATGTGTTGTGGAAAAAGAAAGTGTGCTGGAGAAGTTAACCTTTAGTGTCACCGGAAAGATAAATGTTAGATTTTACACCACATattgcaaaaaaacacaaagaacagaaCAAATTATGTTTTACCTCAGGTCAAAGCTGCTGTAGCTGTCATTGGGTCACACTTTGAATGTTGAAATGGTTTATTGGATGTTCCACAGTTCTGATTTTGTGTCTCGTCCCTCAGTGAGCCCACGCTGTTGGTACGGGCCTGTAACCAGTTAGGTCAGTTCCTGCAGCACAGGGAGACCAACCTCCGTTACTTGGCCTTGGAGAGTATGTGCACGCTGGCCAGCTCAGAGTTTTCTCACGAGGCCGTAAAGACTCATATAGAAACTGTGATCAATGCTCTAAAGGTGAGTCCTTCATCAGTTGTGTAATGATAAACTTTTGCATTTTAAGGTGAAAAAATATGTGCATCGCTTTGTTAGTTAAGTCTCCTGTGTTAAAGTGATGGATTTGTCCATTCGTCTGTTATCGTTTTATTTCTTGAGCAGAACTCCAAAACAATGTGCTATTTTCAAATAGTGAAGTGGGTCTCTTTTGATTTTTTAACGAGAGGAATTCAAATCCCAACTTCTGCTCACTGTGACGGAACCTAATGATCTGCTCTTTCAAATAATGTGGATGCCAGGGGGGGATAGTCGGGAGTTGGCGGCCAGTATCCCATGTGTCATTTCACACCTTCTGTTAATGTGTGTCTTCAATACAGACTGAGCGGGACGTGAGTGTCCGTCAGCGGGCTGTGGATCTGCTCTACGCCATGTGTGACCGCAGCAATGCCAAGCAGATTGTGGCAGAGATGCTGAGCTACCTGGAGACGGCCGACTACTCAATCAGAGAGGAGATAGTGGGTCATCAGCATAAGCCTTACCATCGTCATATATTCCTATATGTGCTTCTCTCACCCTCAGCCTCTCGCTTTTCTCTACCTCAGGTGCTTAAGGTGGCCATCCTGGCAGAGAAGTATGCTGTGGACTACACCTGGTACGTGGATACCATCCTCAACCTCATCCGCATGGCCGGCGACCATGTCAGTGAAGAAGTGTGGTATCGGGTCATTCAGATTGTCATAAACCAAGACGACGTCCAAGGCTATGCTGCCAAGACTGTTTTTGAGGTGAGCGTCACAGATTAAAAATGACCATTGTGCGTTACATCAGTGGCTATCAAAACATCTACATATTGTCTGAGTGGTTGCCACCTAAATAACAAttgctttcaaacatgcattGATTTTCCTGAAAGTTTCTGGAAGGACCTTTTCCTGAACCTTTCCCTCCAGCTATTCAGTTAAAAGAATGGAACATGTCACAgtgtgagcccatgtgagaatactgCAGGAAAAAAGCTAATTCCCAGCGAGTGAGCTCTTTGAAGAACACACAGGTGTTGaacagctgtaaacaaaatAACTATTTTCTGAAGCAGAATTTATACAACTTGTTGTTCCTCCTGAATGCTCCTCCCAGGCACCTCTTGCCTGAATGTTGTCGAATTTGTCCTGAACGCATCTGACCTGTTTAATCCtatgctgcgttcttcatatgtgatgTGGCACATTTTcagactgaaaacagctttagagTAGACAGCAGTTTATTGTTTATTCCACATTAATCCTACCCAATGCTGTCATGCCTTTTGATCTCTTGTAGGCACTACAGGCACCCGCCTGCCATGAGAACCTGGTTAAGGTGGGGGGTTACATCCTGGGAGAGTTTGGTAACCTAATTGCTGGTGACTCACGCTCCAGGTAAAAGAACATCATTCACATATTGAAATTCTATGTTCTGAAAGTCCTATAATTTTTCAGCTGATGTTTCTGCTCAGCTCTTGTCTTTGATTTGGTTGGTTTTGACAGTTTCTATAGGAACATATTTTCTCCCTTTCCTCAGGAGTTATCTGGACTGTAGCTATACAAGTTTTATTTATCACAATACTGAAAAATGACATTTGAAAAATCTAACAGTGATGTCTCCTCTGTGATGTCATGGTTTATTGACTTTTGTAATGTGATTTTGATCTAGTTCAGAGCTGACATCAGTAGGTCTAACTGTTaatgtattgtctttttttgtgtcatttgttGTTCAGCCCTCTGATCCAGTTCAACCTTCTTCACTCCAAGTTTCATCTCTGCTCTGTACCAACTCGTGCACTGCTGCTGTCGGCTTACATCAAGTTCATTAACCTGTTTCCGGAAATAAAGGCCACGATCCAAGACGTCCTGCGGTCGGACAGCCAGCTCCGAAACGCTGACGTGGAACTTCAGCAGAGAGCCGTCGAGTACTTGAGGCTCAGCTGCATTGCCAGCACAGACATATTGGTTTGTGAATAATTATGCAGGGAGTGGACAGAATATTTATAACACTCTCCTCTGTTACTGTTAACTGCAACTGGCTTCAcattcctgtctctctctccctgtctcttcaTAGGCCACAGTCTTAGAAGAAATGCCTCCTTTCCCTGAGAGAGAATCGTCAATCCTTACCaagctgaagaggaagaagggccCGGGCAATCTGCCCGATATCGACGACGCCCGGCGGAATGTCAATGGCAACACTGAGCACATCGAGAAAACTGAAGCCACTAGCAAGGTGACTCCACAGTAGCTCTGTAATAAGTAGCTGTATAATAAGGTCAGAACAGTATTTTTTAATGCGTGCCCCTCACTTCAGTACCTATCCCTTCATCACATAAACATTATCACTGTCCTATTCTGCATATTCTGCATATTGCTTCTTACTATTTTATAGCCTTtacctttcttttcctttctttttaatgtttacTTGATCTTCACCTCTCCTTGTCCTGTCTCCTTTACTCCctgtctttcctctcctctttcttttcctccatcAG is part of the Pleuronectes platessa chromosome 1, fPlePla1.1, whole genome shotgun sequence genome and harbors:
- the LOC128438732 gene encoding AP-2 complex subunit alpha-2 — encoded protein: MPAVSKGDGMRGLAVFISDIRNCKSKEAEIKRINKELANIRSKFKGDKALDGYSKKKYVCKLLFIFLLGHDIDFGHMEAVNLLSSNKYTEKQIGYLFISVLVNSNSDLISLINNGIKNDLASRNPTFMNLALHCIANVGSREMAEAFASEIPRILVAGDTMDSVKQSAALCLLRLNRTSPDLVPMGEWTARVVHLLNDQHLGVVTAATSLITTLAQKSPDDFKTSISLAVARLSRIVTSASIDLQDYTYYFVAAPWLSVKLLRLLQCYPPPEDAALRSRLTECLETILNKAQEPPKSKKVQHSNAKNAVLFEAIALIIHHDSEPTLLVRACNQLGQFLQHRETNLRYLALESMCTLASSEFSHEAVKTHIETVINALKTERDVSVRQRAVDLLYAMCDRSNAKQIVAEMLSYLETADYSIREEIVLKVAILAEKYAVDYTWYVDTILNLIRMAGDHVSEEVWYRVIQIVINQDDVQGYAAKTVFEALQAPACHENLVKVGGYILGEFGNLIAGDSRSSPLIQFNLLHSKFHLCSVPTRALLLSAYIKFINLFPEIKATIQDVLRSDSQLRNADVELQQRAVEYLRLSCIASTDILATVLEEMPPFPERESSILTKLKRKKGPGNLPDIDDARRNVNGNTEHIEKTEATSKDSTHSFTDLLNLNSTPAAGPNLLIDVFSDSSTLEATDVCEENFTRFVCKNNGVIYENQLLQIGLKSEYRQNLGRVHMFYGNKTSTQFLSFSSSVTSSDALKTQLNVQTKTVEPVVEGGAQAQQILNIECVSDFTDALILNIQFRYGGALQNIAVKLPVMLNKFFQPTEMMSEDFFQRWKQLGSPQQEVQKIFKAQHPMDTDVIKAKILGFGVALLEQVDPNPENFVGAGVIHTKNTQVGCLLRLEPNAPAEMYRLTLRTSRESVSQRLCDLLSEQF